The Clostridium chauvoei genome has a window encoding:
- a CDS encoding methionine ABC transporter permease has protein sequence MIDILIPALGETLVMVFFSTLFSLILGFIPAIVLVITSSNGLKANKAIYKILDYVINILRSFPFIILMISIAPITKFIVGKSIGTVAAVVPLTIAAAPFVARVIESSLKEVDQGVIEAAKSFGASDTQIIFNVMIKEAIPSIISGLTLTIISIIGYSAMAGAVGGGGLGDAAIRNGYQRYNTEVMVVTVIILIVIVQGLQSLGNYLYKKLS, from the coding sequence ATGATAGATATTTTAATACCAGCATTAGGGGAGACTTTGGTTATGGTATTTTTCTCAACATTATTTTCTTTAATATTAGGGTTTATACCAGCCATTGTATTAGTAATAACATCATCAAATGGATTAAAGGCTAATAAAGCGATATATAAAATTTTAGATTATGTAATAAATATTTTAAGAAGTTTTCCATTTATAATTTTAATGATATCAATAGCGCCAATAACGAAGTTTATAGTTGGGAAATCAATAGGAACAGTAGCAGCTGTTGTACCTCTTACAATTGCAGCAGCGCCATTTGTTGCAAGAGTGATAGAGTCATCATTAAAAGAAGTGGATCAAGGAGTTATAGAAGCTGCAAAATCTTTTGGAGCATCAGATACACAAATAATATTTAATGTAATGATTAAAGAAGCAATACCATCAATAATATCAGGTTTAACATTAACTATTATAAGTATTATAGGATATTCTGCTATGGCGGGGGCTGTAGGTGGTGGCGGTCTTGGAGATGCTGCTATAAGGAATGGTTATCAAAGATATAATACAGAGGTAATGGTAGTTACAGTTATTATACTTATAGTTATAGTGCAAGGTTTACAATCATTAGGAAATTATTTATACAAAAAATTATCATAA
- a CDS encoding MetQ/NlpA family ABC transporter substrate-binding protein, translating to MKRKSIVKTLLVGVLAFTLVGCGKKSSSDEKIIKIGVSPVPHKEIVEHIAPELEKEGYKLKVVEFTDYVTPNTALAEGEIDANYFQHTSYLNETNDSKGLDLTYTAEIHLEPIALYSKTVKDLNELKDGATIAIPNDPSNEARALRLLEKQGLITLKDGELITPKDVTENKKNLKFKELEAAQLPRVLDEVDAAIINGNYAIEADLNPLKDALVIEDKDAKAAKIYRNILAVKKGNENSDKIKALTKALTSDSSRKFIEEKYNGAVIPTF from the coding sequence ATGAAAAGAAAATCAATAGTAAAAACATTATTAGTAGGAGTTTTAGCATTTACTTTAGTAGGTTGTGGAAAAAAATCATCATCAGATGAAAAAATTATAAAAATTGGAGTTAGTCCAGTTCCACATAAAGAAATTGTAGAGCATATAGCACCTGAATTGGAGAAGGAAGGATATAAGCTAAAGGTAGTAGAGTTTACTGACTATGTTACACCAAATACAGCTTTAGCTGAAGGAGAAATAGATGCAAATTATTTTCAACATACATCATATCTAAATGAGACAAATGACAGTAAGGGGTTAGACTTAACTTATACAGCTGAAATACACTTAGAACCAATAGCTTTATATTCAAAAACTGTAAAAGATTTAAATGAATTAAAAGATGGTGCTACCATTGCAATTCCAAATGATCCATCAAATGAAGCAAGAGCTTTAAGATTATTAGAAAAACAAGGGTTGATAACATTAAAAGATGGAGAACTTATTACACCGAAAGATGTAACTGAAAATAAAAAGAACTTAAAATTTAAAGAATTAGAAGCAGCACAATTACCAAGAGTATTAGATGAAGTTGATGCAGCTATAATAAATGGAAACTATGCTATAGAAGCAGATTTAAACCCACTTAAGGATGCATTAGTAATTGAAGATAAGGATGCAAAAGCTGCAAAAATATATAGAAATATATTAGCAGTTAAAAAAGGAAATGAAAATTCAGATAAGATTAAGGCTTTAACAAAAGCTCTAACTAGTGACTCAAGTAGAAAATTTATAGAAGAAAAATATAACGGAGCAGTAATTCCTACATTCTAA
- a CDS encoding N-acetylmuramoyl-L-alanine amidase family protein — protein sequence MAKWIIDAAHGGSDSGAIGLMGRRESDIVLEAAYEAKRLLEKNGETVLLTRVADIAIDLKTRADVANKWNADYFVSLHMNSFVNKSVTGSEILISENEYKAEGLAKFIKDELISNLESKDRGIKESNSEIFKMTNMQTVIVRAEFISNEEIEKNFDSKKYGYMIAKACLAKVDKVLIDLPVINPKIPSKSAWRVCIGYFKGYEDAEKSLDSTKKQGYKDAYIIPYEG from the coding sequence ATGGCAAAATGGATAATAGATGCAGCCCATGGAGGAAGTGATTCTGGAGCAATTGGATTAATGGGAAGAAGAGAGTCTGATATTGTTTTAGAAGCGGCATATGAAGCTAAAAGATTATTAGAAAAAAATGGAGAAACTGTTCTTTTAACTAGGGTAGCTGATATAGCAATAGATTTAAAAACAAGAGCTGATGTTGCTAATAAGTGGAATGCTGATTATTTTGTTAGCCTTCATATGAACTCTTTTGTTAATAAATCTGTTACTGGAAGTGAAATATTAATATCTGAAAATGAATACAAAGCAGAGGGTTTAGCTAAGTTCATAAAAGATGAATTAATTTCAAATTTAGAATCAAAGGATAGAGGTATAAAAGAAAGTAATAGTGAAATTTTTAAAATGACTAATATGCAAACAGTTATAGTAAGAGCTGAGTTTATATCTAATGAAGAAATAGAAAAAAACTTTGATTCAAAAAAATATGGGTACATGATAGCCAAGGCTTGTTTAGCTAAGGTAGATAAGGTTTTAATAGACCTTCCAGTAATAAATCCTAAGATACCATCAAAGTCTGCATGGAGAGTTTGTATAGGGTATTTTAAAGGTTATGAAGATGCAGAAAAATCACTTGATTCTACTAAAAAACAAGGGTATAAGGATGCCTATATAATACCATATGAAGGATAA
- a CDS encoding ATP-dependent metallopeptidase FtsH/Yme1/Tma family protein, with protein MNKSKKNLIWLPIVTALLSLFVLSYSTLRTKSNINKQYSSFLSDITNQNISEVIMNKNSNLTVVLKDGTKYSTDNPNSPTLKETLLSSNIKVMDEFSPPLTKTISAALLVISLVSIAFMVINKSKIGTSSLTNLDVKDFSDDQNSDFGFHSVAGNEEAKESLMDIIDFLKKPDKYKEYGARMPKGVILYGEPGTGKTLLAKAVAGEAKVPFYALSGSDFVQVYVGVGAARIRNLFKKAKSQGKAVIFIDEIDAIGKSRDGGKTPGGNDERDQTLNALLTEMSGFGEQEGIVVIAATNRLDILDPALLRPGRFDRHVEVSLPDIKAREKIISLYLNNKPYENLNIHDIAKKTSYFSGAKLENLINEAAILAVKENSKVLTQKHLNSAYSIVLAGYEKKERDHLLKEDKLLTSYHEAGHALISLIKTPEDKVSKITIIPTTKGAGGYTLTIPKDSSYQRIDYLKNRIMVLLGGRAAEELTFGVDKISTGAQGDITQTTEMALAMISEYGMGETLGLLKLSTLGSLATTYGQPVVEEYRELINSLYKDTLALLKENKDILDKLAITLLEEETLEEDDINKLIKFN; from the coding sequence ATGAATAAGAGTAAAAAGAACTTAATTTGGTTACCTATTGTTACAGCTCTTCTTTCTCTTTTCGTTTTAAGTTATAGTACGCTAAGAACAAAATCTAATATCAATAAACAATATTCAAGTTTTTTATCAGATATAACTAACCAAAATATATCTGAAGTTATTATGAATAAAAATTCTAATCTTACGGTTGTCTTAAAAGATGGGACAAAATACTCAACAGATAATCCAAATAGCCCTACTTTAAAGGAAACTTTACTTTCAAGTAATATTAAAGTAATGGACGAATTTTCACCACCATTAACTAAAACTATATCTGCAGCTCTGCTTGTAATTTCTTTAGTTTCTATTGCCTTTATGGTTATTAATAAATCTAAAATAGGAACTTCTTCATTAACTAATCTAGATGTTAAAGATTTTAGTGATGACCAAAATAGCGATTTTGGCTTTCACTCTGTTGCTGGTAATGAGGAAGCAAAAGAAAGCTTAATGGATATAATAGATTTTCTCAAAAAACCTGATAAGTATAAAGAATATGGTGCTAGAATGCCAAAGGGAGTTATTCTTTATGGTGAACCTGGTACTGGTAAAACTCTTTTAGCTAAAGCTGTTGCTGGTGAAGCTAAAGTTCCCTTTTATGCGCTAAGTGGTTCTGATTTTGTGCAAGTTTATGTAGGGGTTGGTGCTGCTAGAATAAGAAATCTCTTTAAAAAAGCAAAATCTCAAGGAAAAGCTGTTATTTTTATAGATGAAATAGATGCTATAGGTAAGTCAAGAGATGGAGGTAAAACTCCTGGAGGTAATGATGAAAGAGATCAAACACTGAATGCTCTTTTAACTGAAATGTCTGGCTTTGGTGAACAAGAAGGTATTGTTGTTATTGCTGCAACTAATAGATTAGATATATTAGATCCAGCTTTACTTAGACCTGGTAGATTCGATAGACATGTTGAAGTTTCTCTTCCTGATATTAAAGCAAGAGAGAAAATTATATCACTATATTTAAATAATAAACCTTATGAAAATTTGAATATTCATGATATAGCTAAAAAAACCTCTTACTTTTCTGGTGCAAAGCTTGAAAACCTAATAAATGAAGCTGCTATTTTAGCTGTAAAAGAAAATTCTAAAGTATTAACACAAAAACATTTAAATAGTGCTTATTCAATAGTTTTAGCTGGATATGAAAAGAAAGAACGAGACCATTTATTAAAAGAAGATAAGCTACTTACTTCCTATCATGAAGCTGGACATGCTTTGATTTCATTAATAAAAACTCCAGAAGATAAAGTATCTAAAATAACAATAATTCCTACAACTAAAGGTGCTGGAGGATATACATTAACTATTCCAAAAGATAGCTCTTATCAAAGAATTGATTATCTAAAAAATAGAATAATGGTATTATTAGGTGGTAGAGCTGCTGAAGAATTAACTTTTGGTGTAGATAAAATCTCAACAGGTGCCCAAGGAGATATTACTCAAACAACAGAAATGGCTCTTGCTATGATTTCTGAGTATGGTATGGGAGAAACTTTAGGATTACTTAAATTATCAACGCTAGGCTCTTTAGCTACAACTTATGGTCAACCTGTTGTTGAGGAATATAGAGAATTAATAAACTCTTTATATAAAGATACTCTAGCTTTATTAAAGGAAAATAAAGATATTCTTGATAAATTGGCAATTACTCTTCTTGAAGAAGAAACTTTAGAAGAAGATGATATCAATAAATTAATTAAATTTAATTAA
- a CDS encoding YkvA family protein, translated as MNISDVKIGLTGEDLLSIIKEFLNIDGLEISDIQLKNEINVTGSFNKGFKIDFIAGIKLVRIENGIIHAEVSSFKLLKIGIVSLIRKLALKYALKAFEEKGIHYEKGKVVINIKKILKDVPYIDFDIKDLYIRNSILNVEVKDINVSIKGTLIKEIEDEKEVLEENTSLMVVSKVKDSYSSGRQYAIDKLPEKAKKISDYLFIIPDMVALIYRLLKDRRVPMKTKLIISAAVAYIAFPTDIIPDSIPFIGKVDELAVAFFALDRIISGVPLYIILENWEGKNDIILVIKNMIEYVINFTGARNVEKLYNVLDELVSL; from the coding sequence ATGAATATATCGGATGTGAAAATAGGATTAACTGGAGAAGATTTATTAAGTATAATAAAAGAGTTTCTTAATATTGATGGACTTGAAATATCAGATATTCAATTAAAAAATGAAATAAATGTTACAGGAAGCTTTAATAAGGGTTTTAAGATTGATTTTATTGCAGGAATAAAGCTAGTTAGAATTGAAAATGGAATAATTCATGCAGAAGTATCTTCGTTTAAATTACTTAAAATAGGAATAGTTTCATTAATAAGAAAATTAGCTTTAAAATATGCATTAAAAGCTTTTGAAGAAAAGGGAATTCATTATGAAAAGGGTAAAGTTGTAATTAATATAAAGAAGATATTAAAAGATGTACCATATATAGATTTTGATATTAAAGATTTATATATAAGAAATTCTATATTAAATGTAGAAGTTAAAGATATAAATGTGTCAATTAAAGGTACACTAATAAAAGAAATAGAAGATGAAAAGGAAGTATTAGAGGAAAATACTTCTTTGATGGTAGTAAGTAAAGTAAAGGATAGTTATTCTTCAGGAAGACAGTATGCTATAGATAAACTACCTGAAAAAGCTAAAAAGATAAGTGATTATTTATTTATTATACCAGATATGGTTGCACTTATATACAGATTGTTAAAGGATAGAAGAGTTCCTATGAAGACAAAACTTATTATATCAGCAGCCGTTGCATATATTGCTTTTCCAACTGATATTATACCTGATAGTATTCCATTTATAGGGAAGGTAGATGAGTTAGCAGTAGCTTTTTTTGCTTTAGATAGAATAATATCAGGTGTGCCACTTTATATTATATTAGAAAACTGGGAAGGTAAGAATGATATTATTTTAGTTATAAAAAATATGATAGAATATGTAATAAACTTTACTGGAGCTAGAAATGTAGAAAAGCTTTATAATGTTTTAGATGAATTAGTTAGTCTTTAA
- a CDS encoding viroplasmin family protein has product MAKKVYAIKEGFDFSTNQKVENKIVNTWAECLKYVKGVKGAKYKSFEKIEEAKQFLTEASKLLKKGIDKYPQDCLHIYVDGSYNLTSKKYSYGVVAVRNNVIEYIDSKASNDSSQSNIRQIAGELEGAVRGVEYALSKNDSKVVIFHDYEGIAHHATGFWERREASSIEYYDKMNNFMKSGIDIIFVKVDSHTGDFFNELADEKCKEALDITSDRVVENWLLKNKVIVDNLKIKNQVLTLAPSCESNIELADKKTNKVESSEKVEFIDIINEFVVNEENGIKLIKKLQEDKKVDFIEYLIKKLNVPKNS; this is encoded by the coding sequence ATGGCTAAAAAGGTATATGCTATAAAAGAAGGATTTGACTTTAGCACAAATCAAAAAGTTGAAAACAAGATAGTAAATACATGGGCAGAATGTTTGAAATATGTAAAAGGTGTTAAAGGAGCAAAGTATAAAAGCTTTGAAAAAATAGAAGAAGCAAAGCAATTTTTAACTGAAGCTAGTAAATTGTTGAAAAAAGGTATAGATAAATACCCACAGGATTGTCTACACATATATGTTGATGGAAGTTATAATTTAACTTCTAAAAAATACTCTTATGGAGTAGTGGCTGTTAGAAATAATGTAATAGAATATATAGATAGTAAAGCTTCTAATGATAGCTCGCAAAGTAATATTAGACAAATAGCAGGTGAGTTAGAAGGAGCAGTTAGAGGTGTAGAATATGCCTTAAGCAAAAATGATAGTAAGGTAGTTATTTTTCATGATTATGAAGGCATTGCTCATCATGCAACAGGTTTTTGGGAAAGAAGAGAAGCATCATCAATAGAGTATTATGATAAAATGAATAATTTCATGAAATCAGGTATAGATATAATATTCGTAAAGGTAGATAGTCACACCGGAGATTTCTTTAATGAACTTGCAGATGAAAAATGTAAAGAGGCTTTAGATATAACTTCAGATAGAGTAGTTGAAAATTGGTTACTTAAGAATAAAGTTATAGTTGATAATTTAAAGATTAAAAATCAAGTATTAACTTTAGCACCAAGTTGTGAATCTAATATAGAATTAGCAGATAAAAAGACAAATAAAGTAGAATCTAGCGAAAAGGTCGAATTTATAGATATTATTAATGAATTTGTTGTTAATGAAGAAAATGGTATTAAGTTAATAAAAAAATTACAAGAAGATAAAAAAGTCGATTTTATTGAGTATTTAATTAAAAAATTAAATGTTCCTAAAAATTCCTAG
- a CDS encoding YtxH domain-containing protein, with protein MGRMMKGLAAGMMVGAAVSIMVIPQLDRKTQRNIKRTGRKAMGMAEDAYDTLVGYVK; from the coding sequence ATGGGTAGAATGATGAAAGGTTTAGCAGCTGGAATGATGGTAGGAGCTGCAGTAAGTATCATGGTGATTCCACAATTAGATAGAAAGACTCAAAGGAACATAAAGAGAACAGGAAGAAAAGCTATGGGAATGGCAGAAGATGCATATGATACTTTAGTAGGATATGTTAAATAA
- a CDS encoding helix-turn-helix domain-containing protein, protein MEILALGEKIKRRRKELNMTLKDLAGDRITPGQISLVESGRSNPSMDLLEYLAGELNTSVEYLMESEESQAEKISIYYEQVAESYILAGDHTVGEKYIENALYYAEKYNLEYRKAKILYLRAKIYMSKGELVLAQQYFLSSNVIFIKNNNYEEIINTFLNLGRITLQLKAYHSANSYLRQAEKVYIDNNIGNDYLLGEIYYFMAQSYFKTDNIGKAMDYSFLAKSKFDQVNNRNEYAKTLLLLSEEYNKKGDLANAIKYSQKTLEVYRELEELTNVSDIENNLGKLFYEFENIEESFKHYEVAKEIRIKKKDDKLVETLINICENYIKIKNIPKCEDVLKEINGYLKEDDIAGLVEYNLLWYRIYIIKEMPKEAEYILLDTYNLAKANDLNKKAGEIAIMIGKFYIDNKKDFEAAKYLDEGVNVFRKIGILKN, encoded by the coding sequence ATGGAGATTCTTGCATTAGGAGAAAAGATTAAAAGAAGAAGAAAAGAATTAAATATGACTCTTAAAGATCTTGCAGGGGACAGAATTACTCCAGGTCAAATAAGTTTAGTAGAATCAGGGAGATCCAACCCTTCAATGGATTTACTAGAATATTTAGCTGGGGAATTAAATACATCTGTTGAGTATCTAATGGAGTCAGAAGAGTCACAAGCAGAAAAAATAAGTATATATTATGAACAAGTGGCAGAATCATATATACTAGCAGGTGATCATACTGTAGGTGAAAAGTATATAGAAAACGCTTTATATTATGCGGAGAAATATAACCTAGAATATAGAAAAGCTAAAATATTATATTTAAGAGCTAAAATCTATATGTCAAAAGGTGAATTAGTACTTGCACAACAATATTTCTTATCATCAAATGTTATATTTATAAAAAATAACAATTACGAAGAAATAATTAATACTTTCTTAAACTTAGGAAGAATTACTTTACAATTAAAAGCTTATCATTCTGCAAATAGTTATTTAAGGCAAGCTGAAAAAGTGTATATAGATAATAATATTGGGAATGATTATTTATTAGGAGAGATATACTATTTTATGGCTCAGTCTTATTTCAAGACAGATAATATAGGTAAAGCTATGGATTATTCATTTCTTGCTAAAAGTAAATTCGATCAAGTTAATAATAGAAATGAATATGCTAAAACACTTTTATTATTATCAGAAGAATATAATAAGAAAGGTGATTTAGCAAATGCTATAAAGTACTCACAAAAAACTTTGGAAGTTTATAGAGAATTAGAAGAACTTACAAATGTTTCAGATATAGAAAACAATCTAGGAAAACTATTCTATGAATTTGAAAATATAGAAGAATCTTTTAAACATTATGAAGTTGCTAAAGAAATTAGAATAAAGAAAAAAGACGATAAATTAGTAGAAACGTTAATTAATATATGTGAGAATTACATTAAAATAAAAAATATACCTAAGTGCGAAGATGTATTAAAAGAAATAAATGGGTATCTTAAAGAAGACGATATAGCTGGATTAGTAGAATATAATCTTTTATGGTATAGAATTTATATAATAAAAGAAATGCCAAAAGAAGCTGAGTATATATTATTAGATACTTATAATTTAGCAAAAGCAAATGATTTAAATAAGAAGGCAGGAGAAATTGCTATAATGATAGGTAAATTCTATATAGACAATAAAAAGGACTTTGAGGCTGCTAAATATTTAGATGAAGGAGTTAATGTTTTTAGGAAAATAGGCATTCTTAAAAACTAA
- a CDS encoding helix-turn-helix transcriptional regulator, with the protein MEILSTGEKIKRSRVYQGITLKELCGDKISISKMSCIENGKIKADTGILSYIAKKLGVDYNYLVQDVHEQIIANLELLRNNLVSEDEISDLIQHNLSYAIDYSYDDLAFELIHRLFNFYVENNKVEKIQLIISQYYDLYQKNNTIENTIAYYRDMAMFFYSIEEYMEAINYYNKIREIIIEKNVEDKAIYAYTSYREGLCYEKLNNIDSAYNCLKEAILNIDSIDDNMDKGDIYHSFATLNIMLNKPEADTYIEKAYEYQKENPMALSVAKGKNGKCYFYIGNKEKAIEEIKEGIELFPKDNSKKYVRFLNDCIQTFYNNGEYNLAYELTDTALNLAINTEDIVLIEEAYYLKGMTLQKLDRYREAEVYMNLSLDSLFKFANKEKRYKRYLDMAQMYYKLNETKDALKYFTLAIKMEESK; encoded by the coding sequence ATGGAAATATTATCAACTGGAGAAAAGATTAAAAGGTCTAGAGTGTATCAAGGCATTACTTTAAAAGAATTATGCGGAGACAAAATATCAATTTCTAAAATGAGCTGCATAGAAAATGGTAAGATAAAAGCAGATACAGGAATTTTATCCTATATAGCAAAAAAACTTGGGGTAGACTATAATTATTTAGTTCAAGATGTTCATGAGCAAATTATAGCGAATTTAGAATTATTAAGAAATAATTTAGTTAGTGAAGACGAAATAAGCGATTTAATTCAACACAATTTAAGTTATGCTATAGATTATTCTTATGATGATTTAGCTTTTGAACTTATACATAGATTATTTAACTTCTATGTAGAAAATAATAAAGTAGAAAAGATACAGCTTATAATATCACAGTATTATGATTTATACCAAAAAAATAATACTATTGAAAATACTATTGCTTATTATAGAGATATGGCAATGTTCTTCTATAGTATAGAAGAGTATATGGAAGCTATAAATTACTATAATAAAATAAGAGAAATAATTATAGAAAAGAACGTGGAAGATAAAGCTATATATGCATATACGTCATATAGAGAAGGTTTATGTTATGAAAAATTAAACAATATAGATAGTGCTTATAATTGTTTAAAAGAGGCTATTTTAAACATAGATAGTATAGATGACAATATGGATAAAGGAGATATTTATCATTCTTTTGCCACATTAAACATAATGCTAAATAAACCTGAAGCGGATACTTACATAGAAAAAGCATATGAATATCAAAAAGAAAATCCAATGGCACTATCAGTAGCAAAAGGTAAAAACGGAAAATGTTATTTCTATATTGGAAATAAAGAAAAGGCCATTGAAGAAATAAAAGAAGGCATAGAACTTTTTCCAAAGGATAACTCAAAGAAGTATGTTAGATTTTTAAATGATTGTATACAGACTTTCTATAATAATGGAGAATACAACTTAGCTTATGAGCTAACAGATACGGCATTAAATTTAGCAATTAACACAGAAGATATAGTATTAATTGAAGAAGCTTATTATTTAAAGGGAATGACATTACAAAAGTTAGATAGATATAGAGAAGCGGAAGTATATATGAATCTTTCTTTAGACTCTTTATTTAAGTTTGCAAATAAAGAAAAACGCTATAAAAGATATTTAGATATGGCACAAATGTACTATAAATTAAATGAAACTAAAGATGCATTAAAATATTTTACTCTTGCAATTAAGATGGAAGAAAGTAAATAA
- a CDS encoding MATE family efflux transporter, producing the protein MGIDNKLFTSEKISKAIFKLALPITISLFVSELYNMVDTIFVGRYIGPSAIGALTVAFPIQRLLIALGLLIAVGTSTFMSRSLGEKNYKDLRKALITSLTTTFVVLTSVSFLIFIFRKPVISALGASDMLYPLAKDYILIILIGGVFQCISVVLSYVMTAFGNAKITLYSNSLGAVINIIIDFILVAKFDMGIKGAAIATVISQIIALLYVLYSFNKVKEIFAFTNLNETATESNTSFKDEFKVGILFSIVSIGFSSFIIEISDAIVAVLLNNLLYSHGGDDAIVIVGVITKVSMFMFITIIGISSAIQPIIAYNYGCSNTKRINEVLKVGGSYLMIASLGLWLILMIFAKGILGCFLTDSHLLSVAVNAFRICISILPSAGIYYMCIYYYQAINEARLSFLLSVYRQLVLFIPLAFILVKFMGITGAWIAYPVSDAISALTSLYFMRKARIDNKKASYKVSYRKSILNNY; encoded by the coding sequence GTGGGAATTGACAACAAGCTTTTTACATCTGAAAAGATAAGCAAAGCAATTTTTAAACTGGCACTGCCTATTACAATTTCCTTATTTGTTTCAGAACTTTATAATATGGTTGATACAATTTTTGTTGGAAGATATATAGGCCCAAGTGCAATTGGAGCATTAACTGTAGCCTTTCCTATTCAAAGGTTATTAATTGCATTAGGATTATTAATAGCTGTAGGTACTTCTACTTTTATGTCTAGAAGTCTCGGTGAAAAAAATTATAAAGATCTTAGAAAAGCTCTTATAACTTCATTAACTACTACATTTGTAGTATTAACATCAGTTTCTTTTCTTATATTTATCTTTAGAAAACCCGTAATTTCAGCATTAGGTGCTTCTGATATGCTTTATCCATTAGCTAAAGACTATATTCTTATAATTCTCATAGGTGGAGTTTTCCAATGCATTAGCGTTGTTTTATCTTATGTAATGACAGCCTTCGGAAATGCTAAAATTACTCTTTACTCAAATTCATTAGGAGCTGTAATTAACATAATCATAGATTTTATACTTGTTGCAAAATTTGATATGGGTATTAAAGGTGCTGCAATAGCCACTGTTATTTCTCAAATTATTGCATTATTATATGTCTTATACTCCTTTAATAAAGTTAAAGAGATTTTTGCTTTTACTAACTTAAATGAAACTGCTACTGAATCAAATACAAGTTTTAAAGATGAATTTAAAGTTGGAATATTATTTTCTATAGTTTCTATTGGATTTTCAAGTTTTATAATTGAAATTTCTGATGCAATTGTTGCGGTATTATTAAATAATCTTTTATATTCACATGGTGGAGATGATGCAATTGTTATTGTAGGGGTTATTACTAAGGTATCTATGTTTATGTTTATAACTATAATAGGTATAAGTTCTGCAATCCAACCTATTATCGCTTATAATTATGGATGTTCTAATACTAAAAGAATTAATGAGGTATTAAAGGTTGGAGGATCCTATCTAATGATAGCTTCTCTAGGACTTTGGCTTATTCTTATGATATTTGCAAAAGGTATTTTAGGATGTTTCCTAACTGATTCACACCTTTTATCAGTCGCTGTTAATGCTTTTAGAATATGTATTTCTATTTTACCTAGTGCCGGTATTTACTATATGTGTATTTATTATTATCAAGCAATAAATGAAGCTAGATTATCCTTTTTATTATCTGTATATAGACAATTGGTTTTATTTATACCACTTGCATTTATACTTGTAAAATTTATGGGTATAACTGGTGCTTGGATAGCTTATCCAGTATCTGATGCTATATCAGCTTTAACCTCACTTTATTTTATGAGAAAAGCTAGAATAGATAATAAAAAAGCTAGCTATAAAGTTTCTTATAGAAAAAGTATTCTTAATAATTATTGA